The Fodinibius salinus genome includes a window with the following:
- the can gene encoding carbonate dehydratase, protein MQTPDNLFDRNKKWAQQIKKERPNFFSNLAEGQEPNFLWIGCSDSRVPANQIVDLPPGELFVHRNIANLVVHSDLNFLSVLQYAVEVLEVNHIVVCGHYGCGGVKAATDDKGHGMIDNWLRQIKDVQLDNAEELKGLSGDDEINRLCELNVAQQVKNISTTPIVQNAWENGQNLNVHGWIYSLEQGEISDLELTTSSNDDLG, encoded by the coding sequence GTGCAAACACCGGATAATCTTTTTGATCGTAATAAAAAATGGGCACAACAAATTAAAAAGGAACGGCCTAACTTCTTTTCTAACCTTGCAGAGGGACAAGAACCTAACTTTTTATGGATTGGCTGCTCCGACAGCCGTGTACCGGCTAATCAGATTGTAGATTTACCGCCAGGGGAACTGTTTGTTCACCGCAATATTGCTAACCTGGTCGTCCATTCTGACCTAAATTTCTTATCTGTCCTGCAATATGCAGTAGAAGTGCTGGAAGTCAATCATATTGTGGTATGTGGACATTATGGTTGCGGCGGCGTAAAAGCAGCAACGGATGATAAAGGACACGGAATGATCGACAACTGGTTGCGCCAAATTAAGGATGTGCAATTGGATAATGCCGAAGAACTGAAAGGGCTTTCTGGGGATGATGAAATCAACCGACTTTGCGAACTTAATGTAGCACAACAGGTGAAAAACATCAGCACCACACCCATCGTGCAAAACGCATGGGAGAATGGGCAGAACCTGAACGTACATGGATGGATCTACAGCCTAGAACAAGGAGAGATTTCCGATCTTGAACTCACCACTTCATCTAATGATGATCTCGGCTAA
- the rsmH gene encoding 16S rRNA (cytosine(1402)-N(4))-methyltransferase RsmH, which yields MSKNETYYEHQPVLLDESIDYLVTDSSGIYIDATLGGGGHSLALLSQLDNDAQLIGIDQDDEALTAANERIDDPRFSSIKGNFGYLSRLLPPELHGKITGILLDLGLSTHQIKEAERGFTFQEEGPLDMRMSNLRGVTAHQVVNEYSYEDLRDIIYHYGEERHSRKIAREIIDRRPVETTTELRDAVEAVVYGQHQIKSVARVFQGIRIEVNRELDMLRQVLEQSLDMIKIGGRIAAISYHSLEDRIVKKFFKAGNHEGKIEKDFYGHPQTPIEEISGGIIRPSEEEIEKNSAARSAKMRVAEKIDQSEG from the coding sequence ATGAGCAAGAATGAGACATATTATGAACATCAACCGGTGCTGCTGGATGAGTCCATAGATTATTTAGTTACGGATTCCAGCGGTATCTATATTGATGCTACGCTTGGCGGTGGCGGACACAGCCTGGCATTATTATCTCAACTTGATAACGACGCTCAGCTTATTGGTATTGATCAAGATGATGAAGCCTTAACAGCAGCCAATGAGCGCATCGACGATCCTCGTTTTTCGTCTATTAAAGGCAATTTCGGATATCTGTCTCGCTTGTTGCCGCCCGAACTGCATGGTAAAATTACAGGCATCCTTCTTGACCTTGGCCTCTCTACCCATCAGATAAAAGAAGCTGAACGCGGCTTTACTTTCCAGGAAGAAGGTCCACTGGATATGCGTATGAGCAATCTTCGCGGTGTTACAGCTCACCAGGTAGTTAATGAGTATTCGTATGAGGATCTGCGTGATATCATATATCACTACGGTGAAGAACGTCACAGTCGAAAAATTGCTCGTGAAATTATTGATCGGCGCCCTGTTGAAACAACCACCGAACTGCGCGATGCCGTAGAAGCTGTAGTATATGGGCAGCATCAAATAAAAAGTGTGGCACGTGTCTTTCAGGGAATCCGTATTGAGGTAAACCGCGAGCTGGATATGCTTCGACAAGTGCTTGAGCAGTCATTAGATATGATAAAGATCGGTGGACGCATAGCAGCTATTAGCTACCATTCGTTGGAAGATCGCATTGTGAAAAAGTTTTTTAAAGCCGGAAATCACGAGGGGAAGATTGAGAAAGATTTTTACGGACATCCGCAAACGCCTATTGAAGAAATAAGTGGCGGTATTATACGACCTTCGGAAGAAGAAATTGAAAAAAACTCGGCAGCTCGCAGCGCCAAAATGCGTGTAGCTGAAAAAATTGACCAGTCGGAGGGATAG
- a CDS encoding peptidoglycan D,D-transpeptidase FtsI family protein: MNNDRSNILNRLFVVFGLVLLVPCAIGVQLFRINFVEGPELRNLWSEQAIDYISIPAQRGNIYDENGSLLATNSVAYKVAVDPKIQELTQNTMRQVCDTLAKFSSKTAGHYLQKIKRAPDRSRYVVLDNNVSAEAYRGLQQLDNRGVLTKEQYERRYNFGSLAAHTLGFVNHQMKGMTGLEKIYNGQLNGEDGVQQVRRDRSGNIYSYIGAPRKQPKQGKSLHTTIDSHIQAIVQEELKAGIDRTKSSYGSAIVMDPRTGAIKAMANYPTFNPNNPASLNGKNRRNFAISDMIEPGSTFKLVTAIAAVEQQKVQFDETFDTPDDGTIKIHGQWMRDHTPLGTLTFPEVIEKSSNIATSKIAMRLSKDTFYQYARNLGFGTPTNIDLPNEEAGRLTKPYEWSKVSLPWKSIGYEVQVTPIQLAQAYAAFANGGKMMRPYVVKKIMDGKGETVWEQQNVKVRQIAESSTIKQLYPVFRDVVSDSGTAKYAQVNGLPIAGKTGTAQKFIEGEYRNKYRSSFVGFFPAQNPKYVCLILLDSPDIYPPYGGVTAGPIFRETAKRIAGLDNEIEKQIIKHETANENWASAPDVEQLSKKEAVTLLDQLHITYKTAGSGRWVASQTPKPGAELSSGDEVTLNLSHTSATDTTEIPEGYALIPNVGGMSMRKATTLINQRGFETKMVGSGTIYRQAPRAGDLMKQGRTITVHGKAKAMQSLISENTK; the protein is encoded by the coding sequence TTGAACAACGATCGTTCTAACATATTAAACCGCTTATTTGTAGTCTTTGGGCTCGTATTGCTGGTCCCCTGTGCTATTGGCGTACAGCTTTTCCGCATCAACTTTGTGGAAGGGCCAGAACTGCGCAATCTCTGGAGCGAACAGGCTATCGACTATATCTCTATTCCCGCCCAACGTGGCAACATTTATGATGAAAATGGCAGCCTGCTGGCTACAAATTCTGTAGCTTATAAAGTAGCCGTAGACCCAAAAATACAAGAGCTAACTCAAAATACTATGCGGCAGGTCTGTGATACACTGGCCAAATTCAGTTCAAAAACAGCAGGCCACTATCTACAAAAGATCAAACGAGCTCCCGATCGATCCCGCTACGTGGTTTTGGATAATAATGTGAGTGCCGAAGCATATCGGGGATTACAACAGCTTGACAATCGTGGAGTACTTACAAAAGAACAATATGAACGACGTTATAATTTTGGATCGCTTGCCGCTCATACCCTTGGCTTTGTGAATCATCAAATGAAAGGCATGACGGGCCTCGAAAAAATATACAACGGCCAGCTGAACGGTGAAGACGGTGTACAGCAAGTCCGCCGTGACCGTAGCGGCAATATCTATTCGTATATCGGGGCACCGCGCAAACAGCCCAAGCAAGGAAAATCACTACACACAACTATTGATTCGCACATTCAAGCTATCGTACAGGAAGAACTTAAAGCCGGGATAGACCGAACGAAATCGTCCTACGGTTCTGCTATTGTCATGGATCCCAGAACAGGTGCCATCAAGGCGATGGCAAATTATCCCACATTCAACCCCAACAATCCTGCCTCCTTAAATGGCAAAAACCGCAGGAATTTTGCGATTTCGGATATGATCGAACCCGGCTCCACTTTCAAGCTGGTTACCGCTATTGCCGCGGTTGAACAGCAAAAGGTTCAATTTGATGAAACCTTTGATACCCCCGACGACGGTACCATCAAAATCCACGGGCAGTGGATGCGCGACCATACGCCCCTGGGGACGCTCACTTTCCCCGAAGTAATTGAAAAATCCTCTAATATTGCAACGTCAAAAATTGCAATGCGGCTTTCTAAGGATACTTTCTATCAATACGCGCGCAATCTGGGATTTGGCACTCCCACAAATATTGATCTGCCCAACGAAGAAGCTGGCCGTCTTACCAAACCCTACGAATGGAGCAAAGTGAGCCTACCATGGAAGTCGATCGGCTATGAGGTACAAGTAACTCCCATACAGTTGGCCCAGGCATATGCCGCATTTGCCAACGGAGGCAAAATGATGCGTCCTTATGTGGTTAAAAAAATTATGGATGGCAAGGGCGAAACCGTATGGGAACAACAAAACGTAAAAGTTCGGCAAATTGCGGAGTCCTCAACCATCAAGCAACTGTACCCAGTATTTCGGGATGTGGTATCGGATTCGGGCACGGCTAAATATGCCCAGGTTAACGGACTGCCCATTGCCGGTAAAACGGGAACGGCTCAAAAGTTTATCGAAGGCGAATATCGCAACAAATATCGTTCTTCTTTCGTGGGCTTTTTTCCGGCTCAAAATCCAAAATATGTGTGCCTGATATTGCTGGATAGTCCTGATATCTATCCCCCATACGGTGGTGTTACTGCAGGACCCATTTTCCGGGAGACTGCTAAACGCATCGCCGGGCTCGACAATGAGATTGAAAAACAAATTATTAAGCACGAAACAGCAAATGAAAACTGGGCCTCTGCGCCTGATGTAGAACAGTTGTCCAAGAAAGAAGCTGTCACCCTGTTGGACCAGCTACATATCACTTATAAAACAGCGGGCAGTGGCCGTTGGGTAGCATCACAAACGCCTAAACCGGGAGCTGAACTTTCATCCGGTGACGAAGTTACGCTCAATCTTTCGCATACCTCAGCGACAGATACTACAGAAATTCCCGAAGGGTACGCGCTCATCCCCAATGTTGGTGGAATGAGCATGCGTAAGGCAACAACCCTAATCAACCAACGAGGATTTGAAACCAAAATGGTCGGTTCAGGTACTATTTATCGACAGGCCCCTCGTGCAGGTGATTTGATGAAGCAGGGGCGCACAATCACTGTTCACGGCAAAGCAAAAGCGATGCAATCCCTAATTAGCGAGAATACCAAGTGA
- a CDS encoding aspartate kinase produces the protein MSSDSKHILKFGGTSLQDQKFIKQSAKIVTDRLQTAQPFVVVSALGGVTDTLISLADQIETNTDTTEKKINELRKKHLGIFDQLADSDHQNREKLTALFDELHDILDGVGIQSVPMKARKDHILSIGERASALIFASALSQQGISGQAFEAHQFIKTDSTFGEANVKLDASRKLIRQYLLQHPQIIPVITGFIGSDEQQRITTLGRSGSDYTAGLVANALEAEHLEIWTDVNGVLSADPKWVPTAQSIDELNFADIAELSAHGAEVIHHQTIQPIRHQNISVRVKNSYNPTHPGTAITPDFNSNGSLKTITLTGPFVRLQIDEQHSLDLLSNLKQWSTGDSLPASIQRTSEFEPARFLLEQSFFERFSDKLANWASDRGIILDLQSELYEVKKFSNYFTDDKSLTKRIWNILDANKLQPVTSSRNRDERFISFLFNKEDAQRAARLLNDYLQDDQTVIDLFVAGTGAVGQTLLKQLKNLEPEGITFRLLGTCNSRKALWDDQGIDLDKTISWSQGQPTNWDQLTEKLTQPHLHNVIFVDATGSEEVARLYPQLMESGAHIVTPSKLANTFEQSFFDKLQSLTESQNTSFRYETTVGAGLPVISTVKDLQASGDTITEISGVVSGTMTYLFNQLEQGVPFSDAVADARKKGYAEPDPRDDLSGEDVARKFLTLARTLGLKIDRNQLTVESLIPNELTNVDKNTFLEKLSDCDGEWEERIRKAQNKNEVLRYTGRLKDGNISIGIESVSQSSPIGQLNGTNNLIQIFTHRYHQSPLVIQGPGAGKEVTAAGVLADILKTAKKLSH, from the coding sequence ATGTCTTCTGATTCTAAACATATTCTTAAATTTGGCGGCACATCGCTGCAAGATCAAAAATTTATTAAACAGTCAGCGAAGATTGTCACTGATCGTCTGCAGACTGCTCAACCCTTTGTAGTAGTTTCAGCTCTTGGCGGTGTAACTGACACACTTATTTCTCTAGCCGACCAAATTGAAACAAATACCGATACTACAGAAAAGAAAATCAATGAACTGCGCAAAAAACATCTCGGTATTTTTGACCAGCTTGCAGACAGCGACCACCAAAATCGAGAGAAACTGACTGCTCTCTTCGACGAATTACATGATATTTTAGACGGCGTGGGCATTCAGTCTGTACCTATGAAGGCCCGAAAAGACCATATTCTTTCCATCGGTGAACGAGCCTCGGCACTTATTTTTGCCTCCGCACTTTCTCAACAAGGCATATCCGGGCAGGCTTTTGAAGCTCATCAGTTTATTAAGACAGATTCCACATTCGGCGAAGCGAATGTTAAACTGGATGCCTCACGAAAACTCATCCGTCAGTATCTTCTTCAGCATCCTCAAATTATTCCCGTAATTACCGGTTTCATCGGATCTGATGAACAGCAACGCATCACCACTCTGGGTCGGTCAGGTTCGGATTATACTGCCGGACTTGTAGCCAACGCTCTCGAAGCCGAGCATCTCGAAATATGGACGGATGTTAACGGTGTACTTTCTGCCGATCCCAAGTGGGTTCCGACAGCTCAATCAATTGATGAACTCAACTTTGCCGATATTGCCGAACTTTCGGCTCACGGCGCCGAAGTAATTCATCATCAAACTATTCAGCCTATTCGCCATCAGAATATATCAGTACGGGTGAAGAACAGCTACAATCCAACGCATCCGGGCACTGCTATTACGCCCGATTTTAACTCGAACGGATCGCTGAAAACCATCACCCTTACCGGTCCTTTTGTACGATTACAAATTGATGAACAACACAGCTTGGACCTACTTTCTAACCTTAAGCAATGGTCAACCGGTGATTCGTTACCCGCCAGTATACAGCGAACCTCTGAATTTGAACCGGCCCGTTTTCTATTAGAGCAATCATTTTTTGAACGATTCTCTGACAAACTGGCCAACTGGGCTTCGGACCGCGGAATTATACTCGATCTGCAATCTGAACTATATGAAGTCAAAAAGTTCAGTAACTATTTTACTGATGATAAATCGCTCACTAAACGAATCTGGAACATACTGGATGCAAACAAACTTCAACCTGTCACCAGTTCTCGCAATCGCGATGAACGATTTATTTCGTTTCTCTTTAACAAAGAGGATGCCCAACGTGCAGCCCGATTGTTAAATGACTATCTACAAGATGACCAAACCGTCATTGATCTTTTTGTAGCAGGCACCGGGGCTGTGGGACAAACGTTACTTAAGCAACTCAAGAATTTAGAACCCGAAGGCATCACCTTTCGGCTACTCGGTACTTGTAACAGTCGCAAAGCACTTTGGGATGATCAGGGTATCGATTTGGACAAAACTATCAGCTGGTCCCAAGGCCAGCCTACCAACTGGGATCAACTAACCGAAAAACTGACGCAACCCCATTTACATAACGTCATTTTTGTAGATGCCACCGGCAGTGAAGAAGTAGCTCGGTTATACCCTCAACTAATGGAAAGCGGTGCCCACATTGTTACCCCCAGTAAGCTTGCTAATACTTTTGAACAATCCTTCTTTGATAAACTGCAGTCGCTGACTGAATCGCAGAATACCTCTTTTCGCTATGAGACAACCGTGGGCGCTGGCCTGCCGGTTATTTCTACTGTTAAAGATTTACAAGCATCCGGCGACACCATTACCGAAATTTCGGGAGTAGTTTCAGGTACCATGACCTACTTGTTCAACCAGCTCGAGCAAGGTGTTCCCTTCAGTGATGCCGTAGCCGATGCACGTAAAAAGGGCTATGCTGAACCGGATCCCCGTGATGATTTATCGGGCGAAGATGTGGCCCGCAAATTTCTGACGCTGGCCCGCACGCTGGGATTAAAAATAGATAGAAATCAGCTGACAGTGGAATCACTAATTCCGAACGAACTAACCAATGTTGATAAAAACACCTTTCTAGAAAAACTTTCCGACTGTGATGGTGAATGGGAAGAGCGTATCCGCAAAGCTCAAAATAAGAATGAGGTACTCCGTTATACCGGCCGCCTCAAGGATGGGAATATTAGCATTGGCATCGAATCCGTTTCCCAAAGTTCTCCCATCGGTCAGCTTAATGGTACCAACAACCTAATTCAAATTTTTACCCACCGTTACCATCAAAGCCCACTGGTAATTCAAGGTCCCGGTGCCGGCAAAGAGGTAACCGCAGCCGGTGTGCTGGCGGACATCCTAAAAACAGCAAAAAAACTTTCGCATTAA
- a CDS encoding UDP-N-acetylmuramoyl-L-alanyl-D-glutamate--2,6-diaminopimelate ligase — MTYQTLISLCDPVEVSGPEPSTIGTLTQDSRTVEQGSVFIARRGVETDGHDYINDAIDAGASVIICEQSPDTEKDVCTLVVEDTRSLIGPLAQAFKDNPADKLNIIGITGTNGKTTVATLVYQTLQKMGTSPSLLGTVTKSIAGQTTESELTTADPIELAKDMSKMVKAGSDHLVMEVSSHALDQQRINGINFDVAAFTNLSHDHLDYHPDMEAYAHAKKKLFDGLSENAYAIINADDEQAAFISKDCAANIIDFSFQKALEIECQVLSNTINGLVIRIAQTMIESPLVGAFNAYNLTEAFLICHALGYEKETVADALEELHGAAGRLERIADSKSDENPVVLVDYAHTPDALKNVASTLANLKQDNKKLHIVFGCGGNRDKAKRPQMAKIANRYADKVIVTSDNPRDEKPERIIAEIMSGFEHPETVDQIVDRKEAITQSILDADAETMILIAGKGHETYQEIEGKKLDFDDREVAREALAKRNSNAKNKGE; from the coding sequence GTGACATACCAAACACTTATATCACTTTGCGATCCTGTTGAGGTCTCCGGTCCGGAGCCAAGTACTATCGGTACGTTAACACAGGATTCCCGAACCGTTGAACAGGGATCGGTCTTTATTGCACGCAGAGGAGTTGAGACCGATGGTCACGACTATATCAATGACGCCATCGATGCAGGTGCATCAGTTATCATTTGTGAGCAATCACCTGATACAGAAAAGGATGTTTGCACACTAGTTGTTGAGGATACCCGATCGCTAATTGGTCCCTTAGCCCAGGCATTTAAAGATAACCCTGCTGATAAATTAAACATCATCGGAATTACGGGCACTAACGGAAAAACAACAGTAGCTACACTTGTCTATCAGACACTGCAAAAGATGGGGACTTCTCCTTCTCTGTTAGGTACCGTTACTAAATCCATTGCCGGCCAAACGACAGAAAGCGAACTCACTACCGCTGATCCTATTGAGCTGGCCAAAGACATGTCAAAAATGGTAAAAGCCGGCTCCGATCACTTGGTGATGGAAGTATCATCACATGCATTAGATCAACAACGAATTAACGGTATTAATTTTGATGTGGCAGCATTCACGAATTTAAGCCACGATCATCTTGATTATCATCCGGATATGGAGGCCTATGCCCATGCCAAGAAAAAACTATTCGATGGTCTCAGTGAGAATGCCTATGCAATTATCAATGCCGATGATGAGCAAGCAGCCTTTATCAGCAAAGATTGTGCAGCCAATATTATTGACTTTAGCTTCCAAAAAGCACTGGAAATAGAATGCCAGGTACTTTCAAATACTATTAACGGACTGGTTATTCGCATTGCCCAAACCATGATTGAGAGTCCGCTGGTAGGTGCTTTTAATGCATATAATCTGACCGAAGCATTTTTGATCTGCCATGCACTTGGTTACGAAAAAGAAACAGTAGCAGATGCACTTGAAGAACTGCACGGTGCTGCCGGACGGCTGGAACGTATTGCCGATTCCAAATCGGACGAAAATCCCGTAGTGCTAGTAGATTATGCTCATACACCCGATGCACTAAAAAATGTAGCAAGCACCCTTGCCAACCTTAAACAAGACAATAAGAAACTCCATATCGTATTCGGTTGCGGCGGCAATCGGGACAAAGCCAAGCGTCCACAGATGGCAAAGATCGCTAACCGGTATGCCGATAAGGTAATTGTGACCTCAGACAATCCGCGTGATGAAAAACCCGAGCGGATCATTGCCGAAATTATGAGCGGCTTTGAACATCCTGAGACTGTTGATCAGATTGTGGATCGTAAAGAAGCTATTACACAAAGCATTTTAGATGCCGACGCTGAAACAATGATCCTTATTGCCGGCAAGGGACATGAAACCTACCAGGAAATTGAAGGCAAAAAGCTGGATTTTGATGACCGAGAAGTAGCTCGTGAAGCATTAGCCAAGCGAAATTCGAACGCTAAAAACAAGGGGGAATAA
- a CDS encoding S9 family peptidase, producing the protein MKKLLLTVVLLSITVVPSFALQQSQEQDVTIDDYERAEQFLGKNTSAKVYNRVMGQSWSSGDILIYNTRTPEGKIYYKVNPQTGKKEKAFDHQRLAESLAEVTSQEIESEKLRLRSVTLTDGGKKLRYRLFGKRYETNLSDYKTKKLAEKKKRNEVLSPDGKKAAYIKDHNLWVRNTETGEHTQLTTKGEEYYGYATNNAGWVKNESPVLLWGPNSEKIATFRHDSRDVGEMYLYNSKVGHSKLKKWKYPLPGDSTVFKIERVIVHLGENPEVVKLDMDPDYHRSTISDHIASWGGRFLDNEWINDGKQLAFVSSSRNHQVAQLRVADAQTGKVRDVLREEVDTYFESGYSTESWTVLDDTDEVIWFSERDNWGHLYLYDLNTGELEHQITKGNWRVLDLQHIDEEERTVYFTGSNRAKGNPYYHYLYKINMDGSDLQKLTPQQKHHRINWSKSKDYFTDSYSTPERPPVTVVRNRDGEKVMTLEKADISELKDSGWVAPEQFKVKARDGETDLYGLMYKPSNFDSDKSYPVLNYLYPGPQSGSVGSRSFMPSRSDKQAVAELGFIVVEVDAMGTPGRSKSFHDAYYGDMGDNGLPDQIATIRQLADRHSWMDTTQVGIWGHSGGGFASTRAILEYPDFYKVAVSGAGNHDNRNYEADWGEKWHGLLKEKKGLNKKELERFAQGDNYDKQANQLLAENLEGELLIAHGLMDDNVPPTNTLLVAEALIRANKDFDMLMIPNVGHGFGYARNYFMNKRWDYFVKHLKGVIPPTYVIGKND; encoded by the coding sequence ATGAAAAAACTATTATTAACAGTTGTATTATTGTCAATCACGGTAGTACCTAGTTTTGCTCTTCAACAGAGCCAGGAGCAAGATGTTACTATTGATGATTATGAGCGGGCCGAACAATTTTTAGGAAAAAATACGTCCGCCAAAGTATATAATCGTGTGATGGGGCAAAGCTGGAGTTCGGGAGACATTTTAATATATAACACGCGCACGCCCGAGGGAAAAATATATTATAAAGTTAATCCACAGACAGGAAAGAAAGAGAAAGCATTTGATCACCAACGTCTGGCTGAAAGCTTGGCTGAGGTAACGTCACAAGAGATAGAGTCCGAAAAGCTACGATTGCGATCGGTGACGCTTACCGATGGCGGAAAGAAATTACGTTATCGATTGTTTGGAAAGCGTTATGAGACCAATTTGTCTGACTATAAAACCAAGAAACTTGCCGAGAAGAAAAAAAGGAATGAAGTTTTATCGCCAGACGGCAAGAAGGCCGCATATATTAAAGATCACAACCTTTGGGTACGCAATACTGAAACGGGAGAGCATACCCAGTTGACCACCAAAGGAGAAGAATATTACGGCTACGCTACAAACAATGCGGGTTGGGTAAAAAATGAGAGCCCAGTGTTGCTTTGGGGACCTAATTCTGAAAAGATTGCTACTTTCCGTCACGATAGCCGCGATGTTGGTGAGATGTATCTTTACAATTCTAAGGTAGGTCACTCTAAGCTGAAAAAGTGGAAGTACCCACTGCCCGGCGATAGTACAGTTTTTAAAATTGAGCGCGTAATTGTTCATCTGGGTGAAAATCCAGAAGTGGTAAAGCTTGATATGGATCCTGACTATCACCGTTCTACTATTTCCGACCATATTGCTTCTTGGGGCGGACGGTTCCTGGATAATGAGTGGATTAATGATGGCAAGCAGCTTGCTTTTGTTTCTTCCTCTCGTAATCACCAGGTTGCGCAACTTCGAGTGGCTGATGCACAGACAGGAAAAGTACGTGATGTACTGCGTGAGGAAGTCGATACCTATTTCGAGTCGGGGTATAGCACAGAGAGTTGGACAGTACTCGATGATACTGATGAGGTGATCTGGTTTTCGGAGCGTGATAATTGGGGGCATCTGTACCTTTATGATCTGAATACTGGGGAGCTGGAGCATCAAATTACGAAAGGTAACTGGCGCGTATTGGATCTGCAGCATATAGATGAAGAAGAACGGACGGTTTATTTTACCGGATCCAACCGTGCGAAAGGGAATCCCTACTATCACTACTTATATAAGATCAACATGGATGGGTCGGATTTGCAAAAATTGACGCCCCAGCAAAAGCATCATCGAATAAACTGGTCAAAGTCGAAAGATTATTTTACGGATAGTTATTCCACACCCGAAAGGCCGCCGGTGACAGTGGTCAGAAACAGGGATGGCGAAAAAGTGATGACGTTGGAGAAGGCAGATATCAGTGAACTTAAAGACAGTGGTTGGGTAGCTCCTGAACAGTTCAAGGTGAAAGCGCGGGACGGAGAAACAGACTTGTATGGCCTGATGTATAAGCCCTCCAATTTTGATTCCGACAAATCATATCCCGTATTGAACTACTTATATCCCGGTCCGCAATCGGGTAGTGTAGGTAGCCGTTCCTTTATGCCGTCTCGGTCTGATAAACAAGCGGTGGCGGAGCTTGGATTTATTGTTGTGGAAGTAGATGCCATGGGTACGCCTGGTCGGTCAAAGTCATTTCATGATGCCTATTATGGCGATATGGGTGATAATGGCCTACCTGATCAGATTGCTACGATCAGGCAGTTGGCAGATCGCCATTCTTGGATGGATACCACCCAGGTGGGAATATGGGGACATTCCGGCGGTGGCTTTGCTTCTACTCGGGCCATTCTCGAATATCCCGACTTCTACAAGGTAGCTGTTTCAGGGGCCGGTAATCACGATAATCGGAATTATGAGGCCGACTGGGGTGAAAAGTGGCATGGGCTGCTCAAAGAGAAAAAAGGTCTTAACAAGAAAGAGTTGGAGCGTTTTGCCCAGGGTGATAATTATGACAAGCAGGCCAATCAGCTGCTGGCCGAAAACCTGGAAGGGGAACTGTTAATTGCCCACGGTCTGATGGATGACAATGTGCCTCCTACGAATACACTCTTGGTAGCCGAGGCGCTTATCCGGGCCAACAAAGATTTTGATATGTTGATGATTCCCAATGTGGGCCATGGTTTTGGATATGCCCGTAACTATTTTATGAATAAGCGCTGGGATTATTTTGTGAAGCACTTAAAAGGCGTTATACCACCTACATATGTGATTGGCAAAAATGATTAG
- the mraZ gene encoding division/cell wall cluster transcriptional repressor MraZ produces the protein MPSFKGQYKHSVDNKGRVSFPAKLRKALNPQAQERFTILRGLEPCLYLYPEDEWQKVEDQLSQINSFTKEGRTVKRNFLRFAEDLNLDNQNRIPLPSQLTDWAGIDGKAIFIGSGERIEIWSPEKLNEVDDDLDFESYQELFERVMGDNDNNEQE, from the coding sequence ATGCCTAGCTTTAAGGGCCAATATAAACATAGTGTAGATAATAAAGGACGCGTTAGCTTCCCGGCTAAACTGCGTAAAGCCCTCAATCCCCAGGCGCAAGAACGCTTTACTATTTTGCGTGGTCTCGAACCCTGCCTTTATCTGTACCCAGAGGATGAATGGCAAAAGGTAGAAGACCAACTTTCCCAGATCAACAGCTTTACAAAAGAAGGTCGCACGGTTAAGCGTAATTTCCTGCGTTTTGCCGAAGATCTCAACCTCGACAATCAGAACCGCATTCCACTCCCTTCGCAACTCACAGACTGGGCCGGCATCGACGGTAAAGCCATTTTTATTGGCAGCGGCGAACGCATCGAAATATGGTCGCCCGAAAAACTAAATGAAGTCGATGACGATCTGGACTTCGAATCGTACCAAGAACTCTTTGAGCGCGTAATGGGTGATAATGACAATAATGAGCAAGAATGA